Proteins co-encoded in one Aphelocoma coerulescens isolate FSJ_1873_10779 chromosome 21, UR_Acoe_1.0, whole genome shotgun sequence genomic window:
- the LOC138121581 gene encoding collagen alpha-1(III) chain-like produces the protein MNVFTFRKTDINSPSASGEFSGRKRCRRSAGARRPPGLSAHPPNMAASGAAPSEPGPGPPHRAGRLPENPLLPQSRLAEGLSPRPRTSGCRLRLIRTEKGEKDGGTRHGGRHPADGKAGQRPPGEKSRKERKGRKKGKGGKRPGGRGDGISQMARPNGAPRPCASAPAAPEHPVLCLHPSIHPPAPGLSPPRGPTDAYGSTAASPSALRHHPPTPAPLRPPSASAELPQRSPLTWRGVSAGRGRCGVSSRRGSAARTRPSPSSPPPRPGGPPPPPLPGMEREGRGREGGRGERGGKRAKPRREERGPHSPSAAPALTDRGLRARPTGGAPPLHQSPRAAPPPQHSPPMARRRARVLPPPPCQSQPAAPRAPPGGARSQRHRPPSRSLRRAAGARGGGPSPAPANHNPRCKSRPFPQPIRSGGSRRSQHRPAAVCPSAPCGGARVPRVVRGDGRWWRAQSTDTE, from the coding sequence ATGAACGTATTCACATTCCGGAAAACAGACATAAATTCGCCATCTGCTTCTGGCGAATTCTCCGGGCGCAAGCGCTGCCGCCGCTCCGCCGGTGCCCGCCGCCCGCCAGGATTGTCAGCTCATCCTCCCAACATGGCTGCCTCGGGAGCCGCGCCGAGCGAGCCGGGCCCCGGCCCGCCGCACAGGGCGGGACGCCTCCCTGagaaccctctcctgccacaaTCCCGGCTAGCCGAAGGACTGTCCCCCCGACCCCGAACAAGCGGCTGTCGCCTCCGTCTCATCCGAACTGAAAAGGGGGAGAAGGACGGCGGAACGCGGCACGGCGGGCGGCATCCAGCCGATGGAAAGGCCGGGCAGCGACCGCccggggaaaaaagcaggaaggagaggaagggaaggaaaaaagggaagggagggaagcgTCCCGGGGGACGAGGAGATGGCATCAGCCAGATGGCAAGGCCAAACGGGGCCCCACGCCCTTGCGCCTCTGCCCCGGCAGCTCCAGAGCATCCAGTGCTTtgcctccatccatccatccatccccccGCTCCCGGCCTCAGCCCTCCGCGGGGCCCCACAGATGCGTACGGCAGCACCGCCGCCTCCCCCTCCGCATTACGGCATCACCCACCcacccccgccccgctccgacCCCCCTCTGCCAGCGCAGAGCTCCCTCAGCGCAGCCCCCTCACCTGGCGCGGGGTGTCCGCAGGACGCGGGCGGTGCGGGGTCAGCAGCCGGCGGGGCAGCGCAGCGAGAACCCGGCCATCCCCATCGTCGCCCCCACCGAGGCCGGGAGGACCCCCCCCGCCACCGCTGCCGGGAATGGAGCGGGAAGGgcgagggagggaaggagggaggggagaaaggggagggaagagagcGAAGCCGCGCCGGGAGGAACGGGGGCCGCACTCGCCCAGCGCCGCTCCCGCACTGACGGACCGCGGGCTGCGCGCCCGCCCCACGGGGGGAGCGCCCCCGCTCCACCAATCGCCgcgcgccgccccgccccctcaGCACAGCCCGCCAATGGCGCGGCGCAGAGCCCGCGTGCTCCCGCCCCCGCCCTGTCAATCACAGCCGGCTGCTCCGCGAGCGCCTCCTGGCGGTGCCCGGTCCCAGCGGCACCGCCCTCCGAGCCGGTCCCTCCGCCGCGCAGCGGGGGCACGCGGAGGCGGCCCCTCGCCAGCCCCAGCCAATCATAACCCGCGATGCAAATCGCGTCCCTTCCCGCAGCCTATCAGGAGCGGCGGGAGCCGGCGGTCGCAGCACCGCCCCGCCGCGGTGTGTCCGTCCGCGCCCTGCGGCGGCGCCCGCGTCCCCCGGGTTGTGAGGGGAGATGGGCGCTGGTGGCGAGCACAAAGCACGGACACCGAGTGA